From Peptoanaerobacter stomatis, one genomic window encodes:
- a CDS encoding ABC-F family ATP-binding cassette domain-containing protein, translating to MISLSVSNLRKTYGIDLIFDNVSFAINEREKVAIVGANGAGKTTLFNIIAGIEPKDSGDIFIAKDSSLGYMSQNVNIVSDKTLIQETLSVFEDLIKLEDEIRRLEHDIAEHHMDEEKSQKLMKEYAKKTEQFVENDGYSYNSKAKGVLIGLGFDVNDLDKKIDLLSGGEKSRLLLAKILLKKPSILLLDEPTNHLDMDSITWLETFLKNYDGTTLIISHDRYFLNTLTTKTIDMSNHTAKIYNYNYENYVIEKEKDEELEIKNYELNQAEIKRQKEIIDKLKAFGREKQVKRARSREKALEKMEIIQKPTKENYKSNIMFECSVKSGKDVLHINNLSKSYDTRNLFKNVNMDIYSSEKIAIIGANGTGKTTFFNILLGLENQDTGEIKYGVNVNTEYFNQERSDLNMNNTILEEIWNNYPNLKEVQIRNYLAGFLFTGDDVFKKISDLSGGEKSRVSLLKLMLSKSNFLFMDEPTNHLDIASKEVLEDAICAYNGTVLVISHDRYFLNKVPDRIFELKNGEFVEYLGNYDYMIDKKNELDQYNQFLLEKEDTITKTQLKLQKKKNKEQETEKRKLKNEEKSILESIHKIEEEINYIDLELCKEEVYSNPEKSVEFTKQKSHKEQVLKDLYEQWENILELIEKNQD from the coding sequence ATGATTAGTTTGAGCGTAAGTAATTTACGAAAAACTTATGGTATAGATTTGATATTCGATAATGTGAGTTTTGCAATAAATGAACGTGAAAAAGTTGCAATAGTCGGTGCAAACGGTGCAGGCAAGACCACATTATTCAATATAATCGCAGGCATAGAACCGAAAGATTCAGGCGATATATTCATAGCCAAAGATTCTTCCCTTGGATATATGAGCCAAAATGTAAACATAGTAAGCGATAAAACATTGATACAAGAAACACTTTCAGTTTTTGAAGATTTAATAAAATTAGAAGATGAAATAAGAAGGCTTGAGCATGACATAGCCGAGCATCATATGGACGAAGAAAAATCTCAAAAGCTTATGAAAGAGTATGCAAAAAAAACAGAACAATTCGTAGAAAATGATGGATACTCCTATAACTCCAAAGCCAAAGGTGTACTTATAGGATTAGGTTTTGATGTAAACGATTTGGATAAAAAGATAGATTTACTGTCAGGTGGTGAAAAATCAAGACTTTTACTTGCAAAAATACTTCTAAAAAAACCATCTATATTACTTCTGGATGAGCCCACAAATCATCTTGATATGGACTCTATAACTTGGCTTGAAACCTTTTTGAAAAATTATGACGGTACTACTCTCATAATTTCTCATGACAGATATTTTTTAAATACACTTACCACAAAGACAATAGATATGTCAAATCACACAGCTAAAATTTATAACTACAATTATGAAAATTATGTTATAGAAAAAGAAAAAGATGAAGAATTAGAAATAAAAAACTATGAACTCAATCAAGCCGAAATAAAAAGACAAAAAGAAATAATTGACAAATTAAAGGCATTCGGCAGAGAAAAACAAGTCAAAAGAGCAAGATCAAGAGAAAAAGCCTTAGAAAAAATGGAAATCATACAAAAGCCCACAAAAGAAAATTATAAATCAAACATAATGTTTGAATGCAGTGTAAAATCAGGAAAAGATGTACTTCATATAAATAATTTATCAAAATCATACGATACAAGAAATCTGTTCAAAAATGTCAACATGGATATATATTCAAGCGAAAAGATAGCAATAATAGGCGCAAACGGTACAGGCAAAACCACATTTTTCAATATCTTATTAGGACTTGAAAATCAAGATACAGGCGAAATAAAATATGGTGTCAATGTAAATACCGAATATTTCAATCAAGAGCGTTCAGACCTTAATATGAACAATACAATATTAGAAGAAATATGGAATAACTACCCTAATCTAAAAGAAGTACAAATAAGAAACTATTTAGCCGGTTTTTTATTCACAGGAGATGATGTTTTCAAAAAAATATCTGACTTAAGCGGTGGAGAAAAATCAAGAGTATCACTTCTGAAATTAATGCTTTCAAAATCAAATTTCTTGTTTATGGACGAACCTACAAATCACCTCGATATAGCCTCAAAAGAAGTATTGGAAGATGCAATTTGTGCATATAACGGAACAGTTCTTGTGATTTCACACGACAGATATTTTTTGAATAAAGTACCCGATAGAATATTTGAATTAAAAAACGGAGAATTTGTAGAATATCTCGGTAATTATGATTATATGATTGACAAAAAAAATGAGTTGGATCAGTACAATCAATTTCTTTTAGAAAAAGAAGACACAATAACAAAAACACAATTGAAACTACAAAAGAAGAAAAATAAAGAACAAGAAACAGAAAAAAGAAAATTAAAAAATGAAGAAAAAAGCATATTGGAAAGCATACACAAAATAGAAGAAGAAATAAATTATATAGATTTAGAGCTGTGCAAAGAAGAAGTATACTCCAATCCGGAAAAATCAGTAGAATTTACCAAACAAAAATCACATAAAGAGCAAGTGCTAAAAGATTTGTACGAACAATGGGAAAATATATTAGAACTCATAGAAAAAAATCAAGATTGA